The Flavobacterium galactosidilyticum nucleotide sequence AAAAAGGAGATACAATAATTTTGGCTGCTTTTGGAGGTGGATTCACTTGGGGATCTATTTATCTAAAATGGGCATACGATAAATAATAAATTTAATCTAAAAATAAATAATTATGGATTTAAAAGAAATTCAAAATCTAATCAAGTTTGTTGCTAATTCGGGTGTAGCAGAAGTTAAATTAGAAATGGATGATGTAAAAATCACTATCAGAACAACTTTAGAAGGAAATACTACTGAAACTACTTATGTTCAGCAAATGCCTGCTCAAGCTGCAATTCAGCAAGCAGTAGTACCGCAAGTAGCAGCTCCAGTTGCTCCAGTTGCAGCCGCTCCAGTAGACGAAAACGCTCATTACATCACTATAAAATCTCCAATTATTGGAACTTTTTATAGAAAACCAGCTCCTGATAAACCAATGTTTGTTGAGGTAGGAAAAACTATAAATCAAGGTGATGTTCTTTGTGTAATCGAAGCAATGAAATTATTTAACGAAATCGAATCTGAAATTTCTGGTAAAATTGTAAAAATACTTGTTGACGATATGTCACCAGTAGAATTTGACCAACCTTTATTCTTAGTAGATCCATCATAATAATTTAAATTCCGATGTTTTAAGTTCCAAATTCCGAGTCTGGAAGTTTGGAGTTTGGAATTTGTTATTTGAATTTTAAATCAATAAAAGATGTTTAAAAAAATATTAATTGCAAATAGAGGGGAAATTGCTTTACGTATAATTAGAACGTGTAAAGAAATGGGGATTAAAACAGTAGCTGTTTACTCTACTGCAGATGCCGAAAGTCTACACGTAAAATTTGCAGATGAAGCAGTTTGTATTGGTCCACCTCCAAGCAACTTGTCGTACTTGAAGATGTCAAATATAA carries:
- the accB gene encoding acetyl-CoA carboxylase biotin carboxyl carrier protein, with the protein product MDLKEIQNLIKFVANSGVAEVKLEMDDVKITIRTTLEGNTTETTYVQQMPAQAAIQQAVVPQVAAPVAPVAAAPVDENAHYITIKSPIIGTFYRKPAPDKPMFVEVGKTINQGDVLCVIEAMKLFNEIESEISGKIVKILVDDMSPVEFDQPLFLVDPS